In a genomic window of Rhinolophus ferrumequinum isolate MPI-CBG mRhiFer1 chromosome 2, mRhiFer1_v1.p, whole genome shotgun sequence:
- the NCBP2AS2 gene encoding protein NCBP2AS2 — protein sequence MVFRRLLAVLLHSPQLVERLSESRPIRRAAQLTAFALLQAQLRGQDAARRLRGLTAGPASSLGRRAARFKDTFTQELRRGLRERPRSPPGSQRGPGANP from the coding sequence ATGGTGTTTCGGCGGCTGCTGGCGGTCTTGCTGCACAGCCCGCAGCTGGTGGAACGCCTGTCGGAGTCGCGGCCCATCCGGCGTGCGGCGCAGCTCACCGCCTTCGCGCTGCTACAGGCCCAGCTGCGCGGCCAGGACGCGGCCCGGCGCCTGCGAGGCCTCACGGCTGGGCCCGCGAGCTCCCTGGGCCGCCGCGCTGCCCGCTTCAAAGACACCTTCACTCAGGAGCTACGCCGTGGACTTCGGGAACGCCCGAGATCACCACCGGGTAGCCAGAGGGGCCCGGGCGCAAACCCCTAA